In Rana temporaria chromosome 3, aRanTem1.1, whole genome shotgun sequence, a single window of DNA contains:
- the CKAP4 gene encoding cytoskeleton-associated protein 4 has protein sequence MTGARHRKANSTDSQPPAVANDVPKKNPKPSKAGAPPPGGSGLLHTLLSIVRYGLLLATAACIGWLLYSLLEEVSTINSKLLHLSQQKGELADTVHNLNKQIDILQKTVGRVEFISKDIQEKQQSHDNSIKNSEKELDVVGVVLKKLQKDLSNVVQDVKDQGERDLVLFDNTMKEKFTELNKSINDDIVDLAEVQKSSQEEINNVKASIASLGDVDSITNELKRLKELFSELQASFRSKEESVDWLVSNAINIDTVTTNGNEISVLRSQHDLLKTNVEEHLATVVELKDKILAEKSAMKTELDRVLKDFEQLSSSVREIENNYVSTNNDLLKEIENNKDSVELRLKPLESTIEYLNSEISSLELTTSFEEYNRRLNAVEEAFAGLKHLTSGNSESPEASETLSTLKESQEALSQQVQELRSAIVDLPNVSPDIQKLQVEVTGALEGLKYDYDQWKSNLGNAGQSDQVYEGGLKTSITKLESDLKRLREAVDSLIAYSVKIETHDKDLESIKESVEDLKESTDKLQVKFEQIHENV, from the exons ATGACCGGTGCCCGGCATAGGAAGGCAAATTCCACGGACAGCCAGCCGCCGGCTGTAGCCAATGATGTGCCCAAGAAGAACCCCAAACCCAGCAAAGCGGGGGCGCCCCCCCCGGGGGGTTCAGGGCTCCTCCATACTCTGCTCTCCATTGTCCGCTATGGACTGCTGCTCGCCACGGCCGCCTGTATAGGATGGTTGCTCTACTCCCTACTGGAAGAGGTCTCCACCATCAATAGTAAGCTACTACACCTCTCCCAACAGAAGGGGGAGCTCGCCGACACTGTCCACAACCTCAACAAGCAG ATCGATATTCTTCAAAAAACAGTCGGAAGAGTTGAATTCATCTCTAAAGATATCCAGGAAAAGCAACAGAGTCATGACAATTCCATCAAAAACAGCGAAAAAGAGCTTGATGTTGTTGGTGTTGTTCTTAAGAAACTTCAGAAAGACCTGTCAAATGTTGTACAAGATGTAAAGGACCAAGGGGAAAGAGATCTGGTCCTCTTTGACAATACCATGAAGGAAAAATTCACAGAATTAAATAAATCAATCAATGACGACATAGTTGACCTTGCTGAAGTACAGAAGTCAAGCCAGGAAGAGATAAACAATGTGAAAGCTTCAATAGCTTCTTTGGGAGATGTCGATTCAATCACCAATGAACTTAAGAGGTTAAAAGAACTTTTCTCTGAGTTACAAGCTTCATTTAGGTCCAAGGAAGAGTCTGTTGACTGGCTGGTGAGCAATGCAATTAACATTGATACTGTCACCACGAATGGCAATGAAATCTCAGTTCTCAGAAGTCAGCACGACCTTctgaaaacaaatgttgaggagcaCTTAGCCACAGTAGTGGAGCTGAAGGACAAAATCTTAGCAGAAAAGTCTGCCATGAAAACCGAGCTGGACAGAGTTCTTAAAGACTTTGAACAACTTTCATCTTCTGTTAGAGAAATAGAAAATAATTATGTATCAACAAACAACGATTTGCTTAAGGAAATTGAAAATAATAAAGATAGTGTTGAGTTGAGGCTGAAACCTCTTGAAAGTACAATTGAGTACTTGAATTCTGAAATATCTTCTTTGGAATTAACAACCAGTTTTGAAGAATACAACAGGAGGTTGAACGCTGTTGAAGAAGCTTTTGCTGGTTTGAAGCACTTAACTTCTGGAAACTCTGAAAGCCCTGAAGCATCTGAGACCCTGTCAACGCTAAAAGAGTCTCAAGAAGCTTTGTCCCAACAGGTCCAAGAATTGAGATCTGCCATTGTCGACCTTCCAAATGTTTCCCCAGATATTCAGAAATTACAAGTGGAGGTCACAGGTGCTCTTGAAGGCCTTAAATATGACTATGACCAGTGGAAGAGTAACCTAGGCAATGCTGGGCAATCGGACCAAGTATATGAGGGTGGCTTGAAAACTTCTATTACAAAACTGGAATCTGACTTGAAGAGGTTAAGGGAGGCAGTAGATAGTTTGATAGCATATTCTGTGAAAATAGAAACCCATGACAAAGATTTGGAATCTATTAAAGAGTCTGTAGAAGACCTTAAAGAAAGTACAGATAAACTGCAAGTAAAATTTGAACAGATACATGAAAATGTATAG